From Medicago truncatula cultivar Jemalong A17 chromosome 7, MtrunA17r5.0-ANR, whole genome shotgun sequence, a single genomic window includes:
- the LOC25499890 gene encoding uncharacterized protein: protein MMASQTTLEKKIVELQSYINTKQTPQSSRPKIQRVPGYLRKSKNYEMHYAPKLVSIGPIHHDNTNLKSGEKYKLMWAAKYIKNTGSILEELHKKIADNIDELKCHFSDDVLTLTGKSLQGFGSLEEKLSWMLFVDGCSLLHILDNIVHAGPINIKLDQLDLVIMDVLLLENQLPYEVLKLLWKDNNESELIICMWKFLSHRHLDTPDESESKKEKNGVPNRKGEGQYSVSIPLRNESQSETPTHLLDLQRKYILITSNSKKLLQQIKKWSEKNSEENIPLITYRSIQDLRAVGIRLKSSKTQRPTEIDFSAGWFAAKLTLPRIRVDNTTAATFLTHRPS, encoded by the exons atgatggcATCGCAAACTacccttgaaaaaaaaattgtggagcTACAAAGTTACATAAATACAAAGCAAACACCCCAAAGTTCACGACCAAAGATACAAAGGGTGCCAGGCTATCtcagaaaaagtaaaaattatgaGATGCATTACGCACCTAAGTTGGTTTCAATAGGCCCTATCCATCATGACAATACAAATCTAAAGTCAGGGGAGAAGTACAAGCTTATGTGGGCGGCAAAATACATCAAAAACACTGGAAGCATTCTAGAGGAACTGCACAAAAAGATTGCTGATAACATTGATGAACTGAAGTGTCATTTTAGTGACGATGTTTTAACTTTAACCGGAAAGTCACTTCAAGGATTTGGTAGCCTAGAAGAAAAGCTGTCATGGATGTTGTTCGTGGATGGATgctctttgctgcatatcttgGATAACATTGTTCACGCAGGGCCCATAAATATTAAGCTTGATCAACTGGATCTTGTGATAATGGATGTGCTTTTGTTGGAGAATCAACTTCCTTATGAAGTACTCAAGCTATTGTGGAAAGATAACAACGAGAGTGAGTTGATAATATGCATGTGGAAATTCCTCAGCCATCGTCATTTGGATACGCCAGATGAGTCAGAGTCAAAGAAGGAGAAGAACGGGGTTCCAAACAGAAAAGGAGAAGGACAATATAGTGTATCAATACCATTACGAAATGAGTCACAGTCAGAGACACCCACTCATCTTCTTGATCTACAGCGTAAATATATCCTCATTACATCTAATTCCAAG AAGCTTCTTCAACAAATAAAGAAATGGAGTGAGAAGAATTCGGAGGAAAACATCCCGCTGATTACATACAGGAGCATACAAGATCTAAGAGCAGTAGGAATAAGACTTAAGTCAAGCAAGACACAAAGGCCAACAGAGATAGATTTCTCTGCAGGATGGTTTGCTGCGAAACTGACTCTTCCTCGGATCCGTGTGGACAACACTACAGCCGCTACTTTCCTCA CTCATCGACCGTCCTGA